The following proteins come from a genomic window of Vidua chalybeata isolate OUT-0048 chromosome 2, bVidCha1 merged haplotype, whole genome shotgun sequence:
- the LOC128783072 gene encoding translation initiation factor IF-2-like: protein MDIQYHRTTYTIIVCLELERAFCLKARKTKTKVFPARCVGVRQQNRSQDQHEPPPVTTPGPTQGTTPPAPWGSPSVSPRTAAARSHTGGGDTHSPAGWGQRGVSPEPPSLPPGSGAALPALKSTPHNSPSPPPSLTVLRWGLGSGCGCGSGGCIPAPRLCPGPRCGGPPAPPEEGERKRRVPRRARARGAEAGAGTGVPGQSAAGKRFRAQCGALGPPGGAGPRLRPTASDMARPARAGPHGSRETWRRGGGAGARRRAATSGRDRGGPGGGAGGRGQGGVRGLCSTPVPPAARYRGRTQRL, encoded by the coding sequence GGCTCGAAAAACAAAGACCAAAGTTTTCCCTGCTCGGTGCGTGGGAGTGCGGCAGCAAAACAGGAGCCAGGATCAACACGAGCCGCCTCCCGTCACCACACCCGGGCCCACGCAGGGCACGAcaccccctgctccctggggcagCCCGTCTGTGTCCCCCAGGACGGCTGCAGCCCGCTCCCACACGGGAGGGGGGGACACCCACAGCCCGGCGGGATGGGGGCAGCGGGGGGTGTCACCCGAGCCTCCCTCACTGCCCCCCGGCAGTGGGGCGGCCCTGCCCGCCCTCAAATCCACCCCCCACAACTCTCCCTCACCACCGCCCTCCCTCACCGTGCTGCGCTGGGGGCTCGGCTCCGGCTGCGGCTGCGGCTCCGGCGGCTGCATTCCCGCCCCCCGGCTCTGCCCCGGGCCCCGCTGCGGGGGCCCCCCCGCTCCTCCTgaggaaggggagaggaagaggcGCGTGCCCCGGCGGGCGCGGGCGCGGGGAGcggaggctggagcagggaccgGGGTCCCGGGGCAGAGCGCGGCCGGGAAGCGCTTCCGGGCTCAGTGCGGGGCGCTGGGGccgccgggcggggcggggccccGGCTGCGCCCAACGGCATCCGACATGGCGCGGCCCGCGCGCGCCGGACCGCACGGCTCTCGCGAGACTTGGCGGCGGGGTGGGGGAGCGGGGGCGCGAAGGCGCGCGGCAACGAGCGGGCGTGACAGGGGCGGgcccgggggcggggccggggggcggggccagggcgGCGTGAGGGGGCTCTGCTCGACTCCTGTCCCTCCCGCGGCTCGGTACCGCGGGCGTACTCAGCGCCTTTAA